A window from Enterocloster bolteae encodes these proteins:
- a CDS encoding class II fructose-bisphosphate aldolase, which translates to MLVSLQEMLQEAEKKNFAIASINTPNQISLRAVIQAAEDTNMPVTINHAQTEEDVVPIEIAVPLMLEYARKSTAPISVHVDHGYDFDHCMKAVRLGCTSIMHDNSRFSLRENVERTRRFVDIVHPLGIGVEAELGAMPNNMPSEVHGQETSDLSDLSVYFTNPDEAEIFCRESGCDVLTVSFGTVHGMYAGEPNLDIELVKKIRAKAGNVALGMHGGSGTPFNQIQAAIDAGIRKINYFTAIDTAPAPYLAKTISEATNPVNFCHLANQAMEIIYEKTVEILTVFKNEKKF; encoded by the coding sequence ATGTTAGTAAGCTTACAGGAAATGCTGCAGGAGGCAGAAAAAAAGAATTTCGCAATTGCATCCATCAACACACCAAACCAGATATCCCTGAGGGCGGTTATACAGGCGGCAGAAGATACAAACATGCCGGTTACCATCAACCATGCTCAGACAGAGGAGGATGTGGTGCCTATTGAAATAGCGGTTCCCCTTATGCTGGAATATGCCAGAAAATCCACAGCGCCTATATCTGTTCACGTGGACCACGGATATGATTTTGACCATTGCATGAAGGCTGTAAGGCTGGGGTGCACCTCTATTATGCATGATAACTCCAGATTCAGCCTCAGGGAAAACGTTGAAAGGACAAGACGATTTGTGGATATTGTTCACCCTCTTGGCATTGGCGTCGAAGCTGAATTAGGCGCCATGCCAAATAATATGCCCAGCGAGGTACACGGCCAGGAAACCAGTGATCTCTCAGATTTGAGCGTCTACTTTACGAACCCGGATGAGGCGGAAATTTTCTGCCGGGAGTCTGGCTGTGATGTCCTCACGGTTTCCTTTGGCACAGTACATGGGATGTATGCAGGGGAGCCTAATCTGGATATCGAACTTGTAAAAAAGATCCGGGCAAAGGCGGGAAATGTTGCTCTGGGAATGCATGGCGGTTCCGGCACTCCTTTTAACCAGATTCAGGCAGCCATTGATGCAGGGATAAGAAAAATTAACTATTTCACAGCAATTGATACCGCACCTGCGCCATATCTTGCAAAGACGATCAGCGAGGCAACCAATCCGGTTAATTTCTGCCACCTGGCAAATCAGGCCATGGAAATTATTTACGAGAAAACCGTAGAGATATTGACTGTATTTAAAAATGAGAAAAAGTTTTAG
- a CDS encoding ABC transporter permease, translating into MSGQEKQKREAASIPVIGSIYRYCRENIGIIMGCLLLGILLTFASENFMKVSNWTNVLRQISTNFYLSVGIMLAIILGGIDLSVGSVLAVSGVISASLITNNGMPVGAAILLGCLAGTAIGLLNGLIIAFTDMPPFVVTIATMNIGRGVAYLYADGNPIRVSNDTFEAIGLGYLGPIPLPVIYMAVILVFMYFLMNKSKMGSHIYAVGGNRQAAVYSGINVRKVIIFVYTLSGLAASWAGIVLASRMASGQPATGVGYEADAVAAAVLGGTSMTGGAGKVGGMVLGALLIGMLNNGLNLLGVNSFWQYVVKGTVILVAVYIDIFRKRKERF; encoded by the coding sequence ATGAGCGGACAGGAAAAACAAAAGAGGGAGGCAGCATCTATTCCGGTTATAGGTTCAATCTACCGGTACTGCCGGGAAAATATAGGAATCATTATGGGATGTCTTTTGCTGGGAATACTGCTTACATTTGCATCGGAAAACTTTATGAAGGTCAGCAACTGGACTAATGTACTGCGCCAGATATCCACCAATTTTTACCTGTCGGTGGGAATCATGTTGGCTATCATACTGGGGGGAATCGATCTTTCCGTGGGCTCTGTGTTGGCTGTTTCAGGGGTTATCTCAGCCAGCCTGATTACAAACAATGGTATGCCGGTGGGAGCTGCCATCCTTTTAGGTTGTTTGGCGGGAACGGCAATCGGTCTGTTAAACGGTCTGATTATTGCCTTCACGGACATGCCTCCCTTTGTGGTAACCATTGCTACTATGAATATAGGGCGCGGGGTTGCATATCTGTATGCCGACGGAAATCCAATCCGTGTCTCAAACGATACCTTTGAGGCAATTGGCCTGGGATATCTGGGCCCCATTCCTCTGCCTGTCATCTATATGGCTGTCATTCTGGTATTCATGTATTTCCTAATGAACAAGTCAAAGATGGGAAGCCATATCTATGCGGTGGGCGGCAACCGGCAGGCGGCGGTTTATTCTGGAATCAATGTGCGCAAGGTCATTATCTTTGTATATACGCTCAGCGGCCTGGCCGCATCCTGGGCCGGCATTGTGCTTGCCTCTAGAATGGCATCAGGCCAGCCGGCCACAGGCGTGGGATACGAGGCGGATGCGGTTGCGGCAGCCGTGCTGGGTGGAACCAGTATGACAGGAGGCGCCGGAAAAGTCGGGGGAATGGTCCTTGGCGCGCTTCTGATTGGAATGCTGAACAATGGACTTAACCTTCTGGGCGTTAATTCATTTTGGCAGTATGTGGTTAAGGGAACCGTTATTCTTGTTGCGGTCTATATAGATATTTTCAGAAAAAGAAAAGAAAGATTTTAA
- a CDS encoding sugar ABC transporter ATP-binding protein: MNQVLLKMKNIRKTFPGVLALDNIDFELESGEIHGMLGENGAGKSTLINVLGGIYIPDRGEIIINGQKTQINGVKDAQEAGIAVIHQELVLVPHMSIAENVFLGREIKSPAGLVDKKRMERESVEILKRVGLEISPSVPVRSLSVAQQQMVEIAKALSLNARILVMDEPSSSLTDSEVERMFAIMRKLKREGVGIIYISHKMKELFEITDRITVIRDGSYIGTIQTSEADMDQLVHMMVGRELTSYYTRTEHEIGDVMLELKDINRSGVLKNIDFSVRAGEIVGFAGLVGAGRSELFKAVLGIEPMDSGTVLIEEKNAGRLSPKKAQEMGMVLVPENRKKEGLVLINTVAFNLTLPVLDQFVKGIFVNKKRQLEIENTYIDSMNIKTPSRLQKVGNLSGGNQQKVVIGKWLAARPKILILDEPTRGVDVGAKAEIYKIIDRLAEQGIAIVIISSEMAELINMCDRMVVMNQGSIAGELKKSEMGFSQESIMRLATGGGTL, encoded by the coding sequence ATGAATCAGGTGTTACTGAAAATGAAGAATATCCGAAAGACGTTCCCTGGCGTACTTGCTTTGGATAACATTGATTTTGAGCTGGAATCGGGTGAAATCCATGGAATGCTGGGAGAAAATGGCGCTGGTAAATCCACTCTGATTAATGTGCTGGGCGGTATCTATATCCCGGACAGGGGTGAAATCATTATAAATGGCCAAAAGACCCAGATTAACGGGGTAAAAGATGCCCAGGAGGCAGGTATAGCGGTTATCCATCAGGAGCTGGTACTGGTTCCTCACATGTCCATTGCGGAAAATGTGTTTTTGGGCAGGGAAATAAAAAGTCCGGCAGGTCTGGTGGATAAGAAGAGGATGGAGCGTGAAAGCGTTGAAATTTTAAAGCGGGTAGGGCTGGAAATTTCTCCGTCCGTACCCGTGCGCAGCCTGAGCGTGGCCCAGCAGCAGATGGTGGAGATAGCCAAAGCATTGTCCCTTAACGCCAGAATCTTGGTGATGGACGAACCGTCTTCCTCGCTGACGGATTCTGAGGTGGAACGCATGTTTGCGATCATGCGGAAGCTGAAACGTGAGGGTGTAGGGATTATTTACATTTCTCATAAAATGAAGGAACTGTTTGAAATTACAGACAGGATAACAGTGATTCGCGACGGATCCTATATCGGCACAATACAGACATCAGAAGCTGATATGGACCAACTGGTCCATATGATGGTAGGGCGGGAGCTGACTAGCTATTACACGCGGACAGAGCATGAAATAGGGGATGTCATGCTTGAATTAAAAGATATAAACCGCAGCGGAGTCCTGAAAAACATTGATTTTTCTGTCAGGGCAGGCGAGATTGTGGGATTTGCCGGCCTGGTGGGAGCCGGACGTTCTGAACTGTTTAAGGCAGTTCTGGGAATTGAGCCCATGGACAGCGGTACGGTTCTGATTGAAGAAAAAAACGCAGGAAGGTTATCACCCAAAAAAGCCCAGGAAATGGGGATGGTGCTGGTGCCTGAAAACAGGAAAAAAGAGGGGCTAGTTCTGATTAACACGGTTGCATTCAACCTTACATTGCCGGTTCTGGACCAATTTGTAAAGGGAATATTTGTAAACAAAAAGAGGCAACTGGAGATTGAAAATACATACATAGACAGCATGAATATCAAAACACCAAGCAGGCTGCAGAAGGTTGGAAACCTGTCCGGTGGAAATCAGCAAAAGGTGGTTATCGGAAAATGGTTGGCGGCAAGGCCTAAGATACTGATTCTGGACGAACCCACCAGAGGGGTGGACGTGGGAGCCAAAGCGGAGATATATAAAATCATTGACCGTTTGGCAGAGCAGGGAATCGCCATTGTCATCATATCTTCTGAAATGGCAGAACTCATCAACATGTGCGACCGGATGGTGGTAATGAATCAGGGAAGCATAGCAGGCGAACTAAAGAAGAGTGAGATGGGATTCTCGCAGGAATCCATTATGAGACTGGCTACAGGAGGAGGCACACTATGA
- a CDS encoding sugar ABC transporter substrate-binding protein — translation MKRKVLAALLTLTIAGASLAGCSGGKTGETTTAAQTQAETKAETKAEAKETAKESIAEVKENGGKEHYKFGFAATTMNNPFFHAIQEAIEEVVDENGDELIVIDAQNDAQKQISMVEDLLTQGIDLLFLCPIDSASIKSSLEQCGKAGVPVVNFDTDVYDVDLVNTIIVSDNYYAGELVAEDMMKKLPEGSKVCILTSPSAEACIKRQNGFKDKADGYFKIVSEIDGKGDTATSLGIAEDVLQGNPDLGAFYAINDPSAIGCVQALESQKKTDVLVYGVDGQPMGKQAISEGTMEATAAQSPINIGKESVAAAYKILSGESVEKNILVPTFLIDKNNVTEYGLDGWQ, via the coding sequence ATGAAAAGAAAGGTATTGGCGGCATTACTTACATTGACGATTGCGGGGGCTTCTCTGGCAGGATGTTCCGGAGGAAAAACAGGGGAGACAACCACGGCGGCTCAGACTCAGGCAGAGACAAAAGCAGAAACAAAGGCAGAGGCGAAGGAAACTGCAAAAGAGTCCATTGCGGAAGTGAAGGAAAATGGAGGTAAGGAGCATTATAAGTTTGGCTTTGCGGCAACAACGATGAACAATCCGTTTTTCCATGCGATTCAGGAAGCCATAGAAGAGGTGGTCGATGAGAACGGGGATGAATTGATTGTCATAGACGCTCAGAATGACGCCCAAAAACAGATTTCCATGGTGGAAGATTTGTTGACCCAGGGAATTGACCTTCTTTTCCTGTGCCCCATTGATTCGGCCAGCATCAAATCTTCCCTTGAACAGTGCGGCAAGGCAGGCGTTCCGGTTGTAAATTTTGACACGGATGTATATGATGTGGACCTTGTCAATACCATAATCGTTTCAGATAACTATTATGCGGGAGAACTGGTTGCGGAAGATATGATGAAGAAGCTTCCTGAGGGTTCTAAAGTCTGTATCCTTACATCACCTAGCGCAGAGGCATGCATCAAGCGCCAGAACGGTTTCAAGGATAAGGCTGACGGATACTTTAAGATTGTTTCAGAGATAGACGGCAAGGGCGATACCGCCACATCCCTGGGAATCGCGGAGGATGTGCTTCAGGGAAATCCGGACTTAGGCGCGTTTTATGCAATCAATGACCCGTCAGCAATCGGGTGTGTCCAGGCTTTAGAATCTCAGAAAAAGACGGATGTTCTTGTATACGGCGTAGATGGCCAGCCCATGGGTAAACAGGCAATTTCTGAGGGAACCATGGAAGCCACAGCAGCCCAGTCTCCCATTAATATCGGTAAAGAGTCAGTGGCAGCGGCCTATAAGATTCTGAGTGGAGAAAGTGTGGAAAAGAATATACTTGTTCCTACGTTTTTGATTGACAAGAATAATGTGACAGAATATGGACTGGATGGCTGGCAGTAA
- a CDS encoding MurR/RpiR family transcriptional regulator, which produces MNMNFEQVTPTIVLDIRSKMQDFNPAQKAVANYILNNFYDMEGMPIRDLAVESEVSEATVSRFVKAMGYENYRAFQLEVTKSKAERRKGSLKGYAEVTEEDNAPGICRKIFESNIQALQDTLTVIDYDALERAADLIARARRLCIFAQGRSKVTANSIRLRLHRLGIEGTLYTDPHEQAIASSLMGPEDVAVGISTFGRSRSILVSIRRAAARGSSIIGVTSYQNTPLEKEADILLRTVNNDEADFGSEPSCASVTQMVMLDCLYMLVAKRMEGKAEERFKITRDAIQQEKE; this is translated from the coding sequence ATGAATATGAATTTCGAACAGGTAACACCAACGATTGTACTGGATATCAGATCTAAAATGCAAGATTTTAATCCAGCCCAGAAGGCTGTGGCTAATTATATCCTAAATAATTTCTATGATATGGAAGGTATGCCGATTCGTGACCTGGCGGTAGAGAGTGAAGTGAGTGAAGCAACTGTGTCGCGGTTTGTCAAGGCAATGGGATATGAAAATTACAGAGCGTTCCAGCTTGAAGTTACCAAGAGTAAGGCGGAACGAAGGAAGGGCAGCCTGAAGGGATACGCGGAGGTCACGGAGGAGGACAACGCGCCGGGCATCTGCAGAAAGATATTTGAATCTAATATCCAGGCTCTCCAGGATACGTTGACAGTAATTGATTACGATGCCCTTGAAAGAGCGGCTGACCTGATTGCGAGGGCAAGGCGGCTTTGCATTTTTGCACAAGGACGGTCAAAGGTGACTGCCAACAGTATCCGGCTGAGATTGCATCGTTTGGGGATAGAAGGGACTCTGTATACAGATCCCCATGAACAGGCTATTGCCTCTTCCCTTATGGGACCTGAGGATGTGGCGGTGGGAATCAGTACGTTTGGGCGAAGCAGATCTATATTGGTAAGTATCAGAAGGGCTGCTGCCAGAGGAAGCAGTATCATCGGGGTTACCAGTTACCAGAATACTCCGCTGGAGAAAGAAGCGGATATTCTTCTCAGGACTGTGAATAATGATGAGGCTGATTTTGGATCAGAACCATCCTGCGCGTCTGTTACGCAGATGGTCATGCTGGACTGCCTGTATATGCTGGTTGCAAAACGGATGGAGGGAAAAGCAGAGGAACGGTTTAAAATCACCAGAGATGCGATACAACAGGAGAAGGAGTAA